From Candidatus Methylacidiphilales bacterium, one genomic window encodes:
- a CDS encoding dimethyl sulfoxide reductase anchor subunit, translating into MMTTQLQSPPAAGFSPALEPGLASADTRTLIDQLLEEQAQLGTAVGRFSSWHDTGHHFHERRKAYQDLIPLSRPSPDEQYAFEVDLDVCSGCKACVAACHSLNGLDEHETWRSVGQLHQAGPDHAFQQTVTTACHHCADPACANGCPVLAYEKDEETGIVRHLDDQCIGCQYCILKCPYDVPKFNERLGIVRKCDMCHDRLSAGEAPACVQSCPNQAIRIVKVEHRHIIEASSSPLVPGAFGSSYTLPSTRYVSRREGSSQLQPADHLSLRVEPTHLPLVAMLVLTQSAVGLFAANALGLLTGASPNIFLSDIGCVLAFLGLGASGLHLGRPLQAWRAFLGWRKSWLSREVIAFGLWAPWTALAGLLPWVHAMPFHTLPGLGMIEKIVVTFSASLGILAVCCSAMVYVDTHRSFWSWQMSFGKFFGTAAILGCFSAAAATHDPLWTTAALLVLGAKLVAEACYFQHLKNKDAADPDAKSARVMWRLLKPWTLARFATALVGGLLLFSEPISSVVLVLAGELLERLLFFRAVTAPRMPGVAA; encoded by the coding sequence TCGCCTCCGGCCGCCGGATTTTCTCCGGCGCTTGAACCCGGACTTGCCTCGGCTGACACCCGGACACTGATCGACCAATTATTGGAGGAACAGGCGCAATTGGGTACGGCAGTGGGGCGCTTCAGTTCCTGGCATGATACGGGGCATCATTTTCATGAACGCCGCAAAGCCTATCAAGATCTGATTCCTCTCAGCCGTCCCAGCCCCGACGAGCAATATGCGTTTGAGGTGGATCTGGATGTTTGTTCCGGTTGCAAAGCCTGCGTTGCCGCCTGCCACAGCCTCAACGGCCTTGACGAACATGAAACCTGGCGAAGCGTCGGCCAACTGCACCAGGCAGGCCCCGACCATGCCTTCCAACAAACCGTCACGACAGCCTGCCATCATTGCGCCGATCCCGCCTGCGCCAATGGTTGCCCCGTTCTGGCCTACGAAAAGGACGAGGAAACCGGCATAGTCCGGCATCTCGACGACCAGTGCATCGGCTGCCAATATTGCATTCTCAAGTGCCCGTACGATGTACCCAAATTCAACGAGCGCCTCGGCATTGTCCGCAAATGCGATATGTGCCACGACCGGCTTTCCGCCGGGGAAGCGCCCGCCTGCGTGCAATCCTGCCCGAATCAAGCCATCCGCATCGTCAAGGTTGAACACCGCCATATTATAGAGGCTTCCAGTTCACCTCTGGTCCCAGGGGCCTTTGGTTCCTCGTACACCCTTCCTTCCACCCGCTATGTGTCCCGCCGCGAAGGATCTTCCCAGCTCCAACCCGCCGATCATCTTTCCCTGCGTGTGGAGCCGACGCACCTGCCGCTTGTTGCGATGCTCGTGCTCACGCAGTCCGCGGTGGGACTGTTTGCCGCCAACGCACTGGGTTTGTTGACGGGAGCATCCCCCAATATATTCCTGTCTGACATTGGCTGTGTGCTCGCTTTCCTTGGTCTTGGCGCCAGTGGACTTCACCTGGGCCGCCCGCTGCAGGCATGGCGGGCATTTCTCGGCTGGCGCAAATCCTGGCTCAGTCGCGAGGTCATAGCATTCGGACTTTGGGCGCCATGGACCGCGCTGGCCGGTTTGCTGCCCTGGGTGCATGCTATGCCGTTCCATACGCTCCCCGGACTTGGCATGATTGAAAAAATCGTCGTAACATTTTCCGCATCACTGGGAATTCTGGCGGTTTGCTGTTCCGCCATGGTCTATGTCGATACCCACCGTTCTTTCTGGTCGTGGCAAATGTCCTTCGGAAAATTTTTTGGCACAGCCGCGATTCTCGGCTGCTTCAGCGCCGCCGCAGCCACTCATGATCCTCTTTGGACAACAGCAGCCCTGCTTGTCCTGGGCGCGAAGCTCGTCGCGGAAGCTTGTTATTTCCAACATCTAAAGAACAAGGACGCCGCAGATCCGGACGCGAAAAGCGCGCGGGTGATGTGGCGACTGCTCAAACCCTGGACCCTTGCCCGCTTCGCGACGGCTCTCGTTGGAGGCCTTCTGCTATTTTCCGAGCCCATCAGTTCCGTGGTCCTTGTCCTTGCGGGTGAACTGCTGGAGCGTCTGCTCTTTTTCAGGGCGGTCACTGCGCCGCGCATGCCGGGAGTCGCAGCATGA
- a CDS encoding molybdopterin oxidoreductase family protein, giving the protein MIAQIKSLLPQIRAWHGPLTSQLVQEPGRFGLGRLPKRLLPDSTTRSICGFCSTGCSLTLHLRGNEAVNLTPDFQYPVNLGMACPKGWEALAPLKAPDRATQPLRRRANGSFEPISWGTALEEFVRRMREVQKNHGAASTAFLSTGQIPCEEMALLGALAKFGMGMVHGDGNTRQCMATAATAYKESIGFDAPPFTYKDFELSDTIVLIGSNLCIAHPILWQRILQNKRSPAIVVIDPRKTETASAATHHLPIAPKSDLAFFYGVARELICRNWISSVFVEKHTRGFSEFSTFAAAFTRERVLRETGLSNDQFEEFINLLAPDRAVSFWWTMGVNQGHEATRTAQAIINLALMTGNIGKVGTGANSITGQCNAMGSRLFSNTTNLFGGRDFKNPTDRADVARILEIPENRIPTESSWAYDQIIDGIETGHIKALWIIATNPAHSWMNQNRFKQLREKLEFLVVQDMYHSTETALAAALVLPAAGWGEKEGTFINSERRFGVLRKASRAPGEALSDFSIFRLIANAWGCGALFEKWSTPEQVFQFIKKLSAGQPCDISGIKDYAMLDEAGGIQWPCAEGAASSQISNLKFQIEQERRLFSDGRFFHPDGKARFIFEAPTPVPEPVNAEYPLTLLTGRGSSSQWHTLTRTAKSGVLRKLSPQSCYVEIHPSDAAACGICGQETLTIESRRGRITARAWITTTVPPGSVFVPMHYPEINRLTLSAVDPYSRQPAYKACAVRVSPSLI; this is encoded by the coding sequence ATGATTGCACAGATCAAATCACTACTGCCGCAAATTCGCGCATGGCACGGCCCCCTGACCTCCCAACTCGTTCAGGAGCCCGGGCGTTTCGGTTTGGGTCGGCTTCCGAAACGTCTGCTGCCAGATTCCACCACCCGCTCCATTTGCGGTTTCTGCTCCACAGGTTGCAGTCTAACTCTTCATTTGCGCGGGAATGAAGCCGTCAATCTCACGCCGGATTTCCAATACCCTGTGAACCTGGGTATGGCCTGCCCCAAAGGCTGGGAGGCTCTTGCACCATTGAAGGCGCCGGACCGCGCGACCCAACCGCTGCGCCGACGGGCCAATGGTTCCTTTGAACCCATCTCCTGGGGAACAGCTTTGGAGGAATTTGTCCGGCGCATGCGCGAGGTCCAAAAAAATCATGGCGCCGCATCAACGGCTTTCCTCAGCACCGGGCAGATCCCGTGCGAGGAAATGGCCCTGCTCGGCGCCCTGGCCAAATTCGGCATGGGCATGGTGCATGGCGATGGCAACACGCGCCAGTGCATGGCCACCGCCGCCACCGCCTATAAGGAGTCCATTGGTTTTGACGCGCCACCGTTCACGTACAAGGATTTTGAGCTTTCGGACACGATCGTTCTCATCGGCTCCAATCTTTGCATCGCCCATCCGATCCTCTGGCAGCGCATTTTGCAAAACAAGCGCTCGCCCGCCATTGTTGTCATTGATCCGCGCAAAACCGAAACCGCCTCCGCCGCCACGCATCATCTCCCCATCGCACCCAAATCCGATCTGGCGTTTTTTTATGGAGTGGCCCGTGAACTGATCTGCCGGAACTGGATTAGCTCCGTATTTGTGGAGAAGCACACCCGGGGCTTTTCGGAATTTTCAACATTCGCGGCCGCATTCACGCGGGAACGGGTGCTCCGGGAAACAGGATTGAGCAACGATCAATTTGAGGAATTTATCAATCTACTGGCTCCAGATCGCGCCGTATCGTTTTGGTGGACAATGGGCGTCAACCAGGGCCATGAGGCCACGCGCACGGCCCAGGCCATCATCAACCTGGCCCTCATGACCGGAAACATCGGCAAGGTCGGCACCGGCGCCAATTCAATCACCGGCCAGTGCAATGCCATGGGTTCGCGCCTGTTCAGCAATACGACCAACCTGTTCGGCGGGCGCGATTTCAAAAATCCAACAGACCGCGCCGATGTCGCCCGTATCCTGGAGATTCCTGAAAACCGGATTCCAACGGAATCCAGTTGGGCGTATGACCAGATCATTGACGGCATTGAAACCGGCCACATCAAAGCCCTTTGGATCATTGCCACAAACCCCGCGCATTCCTGGATGAACCAAAACCGCTTCAAGCAACTGCGCGAAAAGCTCGAATTCCTTGTCGTACAAGACATGTATCACAGCACCGAGACTGCGCTCGCGGCCGCCCTGGTTTTGCCCGCCGCCGGCTGGGGCGAAAAGGAAGGAACCTTCATCAATTCCGAACGTCGATTCGGAGTTTTGAGAAAGGCCTCGCGTGCGCCTGGAGAGGCCCTGAGTGATTTTTCCATCTTTCGACTCATCGCCAACGCCTGGGGCTGCGGTGCCTTGTTTGAAAAATGGAGCACTCCCGAGCAGGTATTTCAGTTCATAAAAAAATTGTCCGCAGGACAGCCCTGCGACATCAGCGGCATCAAGGACTACGCCATGCTCGACGAAGCCGGAGGCATCCAATGGCCCTGCGCCGAAGGCGCGGCGTCATCTCAAATTTCAAATTTGAAATTTCAAATCGAACAGGAGCGCCGTCTTTTCTCGGATGGGCGCTTTTTCCATCCCGACGGCAAAGCCCGTTTTATTTTTGAGGCGCCGACACCGGTTCCTGAGCCCGTCAATGCGGAATATCCTCTGACCCTGCTCACCGGCCGCGGTTCATCCTCCCAATGGCATACCTTGACCCGCACCGCCAAGTCCGGTGTGTTGCGAAAACTTTCTCCTCAAAGCTGTTATGTGGAGATTCATCCCAGCGACGCAGCCGCCTGCGGGATTTGCGGCCAGGAAACCCTTACCATCGAATCCCGGCGCGGCCGCATCACAGCAAGGGCGTGGATCACCACAACCGTCCCGCCAGGCAGCGTTTTTGTACCGATGCATTATCCCGAAATCAACCGGCTGACCTTGTCCGCAGTCGATCCCTATTCCCGCCAGCCCGCTTACAAGGCCTGCGCAGTGCGGGTGTCCCCGTCTCTGATTTAG
- a CDS encoding nitrous oxide-stimulated promoter family protein, whose translation MLVENKIQETQGVKFTGKRRSREWKTIGLMVRCYCHERHGSPVELCMECRQLLDYAGLRLQRCRFGEAKPTCAKCPVHCYQRNYREQIKTVMRYAGPQLLWRHPILSLLHWLDGFRKAPEIAV comes from the coding sequence GTGCTTGTTGAAAACAAAATCCAGGAAACCCAGGGCGTTAAATTCACAGGGAAACGCCGCTCACGGGAATGGAAAACCATCGGGTTGATGGTTCGCTGCTATTGCCATGAGCGGCACGGTTCCCCGGTTGAGCTCTGTATGGAATGCAGGCAGCTTCTTGACTATGCAGGCTTGCGATTGCAGCGCTGCCGGTTTGGCGAAGCAAAGCCGACCTGCGCGAAGTGTCCTGTCCATTGTTACCAGCGGAATTACCGCGAGCAGATCAAAACTGTAATGCGTTATGCCGGACCGCAATTGCTCTGGCGGCATCCCATTCTCAGCCTCCTGCACTGGCTGGATGGATTTCGCAAGGCGCCTGAAATTGCAGTCTAA
- the ric gene encoding iron-sulfur cluster repair di-iron protein → MSHSTPALSPAGTPMSDRSVGELVAERPGRSRIFQALGIDFCCQGARTLREACACKGIATGAVVEQLENELEEKAAPEQNPARLPLHELADYIVETHHGYLRRELPRLHAMSERVAQVHGPHAPSLVEVFEVFCGMEEELNSHILKEEQILFPAIAGMSRGETGPIRLDGPISCMIHEHDDAGQALTRLHELTAGYQPPAEACNTYRALFAGLQDLEVDLHRHIHLENSVLFPAARSMAEKEGN, encoded by the coding sequence ATGAGCCATTCCACCCCAGCCTTGTCACCCGCAGGAACACCCATGTCCGACCGCAGCGTCGGGGAACTCGTCGCGGAACGCCCCGGGCGCTCCAGGATATTCCAGGCCCTGGGCATCGACTTCTGCTGCCAGGGCGCACGAACCCTTCGCGAAGCCTGCGCTTGCAAAGGCATCGCAACCGGCGCGGTGGTCGAACAACTTGAAAATGAACTGGAGGAAAAGGCCGCGCCCGAGCAAAATCCGGCCAGGCTTCCTCTGCATGAGCTGGCGGATTACATTGTCGAAACCCATCATGGCTATCTGCGCCGCGAACTGCCCAGACTGCATGCGATGTCTGAACGGGTTGCCCAGGTACATGGGCCCCATGCGCCTTCGCTGGTTGAGGTCTTTGAGGTTTTTTGCGGCATGGAGGAGGAACTCAACAGCCACATCCTGAAGGAAGAACAAATTCTTTTTCCGGCCATTGCGGGCATGAGCCGTGGTGAAACAGGCCCCATCCGGCTGGACGGGCCGATCTCGTGCATGATTCATGAGCACGATGACGCAGGACAGGCGCTAACCCGTTTGCATGAACTGACCGCTGGATACCAGCCTCCAGCAGAGGCTTGCAATACCTACCGGGCTCTCTTTGCCGGACTCCAGGATCTGGAGGTGGACTTGCACCGCCATATCCATTTGGAAAACAGCGTGCTCTTTCCAGCCGCGCGCTCAATGGCGGAAAAAGAAGGAAACTGA
- a CDS encoding Rrf2 family transcriptional regulator translates to MFVYGKTSANAIAVMSYLAADPQRRAGSAEIARERGISKALTAKLLTQLASAGLVTGQPGPNGGYTLAKPSAKICLLDIASLFEQTAPPSLCPFGHNWCGKGDPCPLHDEITGMIESNTRFMEETRLSVFSGKTKTRGGKSIRKVPSHV, encoded by the coding sequence ATGTTTGTTTACGGAAAAACATCGGCCAATGCGATTGCGGTGATGAGCTATCTCGCAGCCGATCCGCAGCGGCGGGCGGGCTCGGCTGAGATCGCCAGGGAACGCGGAATATCAAAGGCGCTGACCGCAAAACTGCTCACGCAACTCGCGTCGGCTGGACTGGTCACAGGCCAGCCGGGTCCAAACGGCGGTTACACGCTGGCAAAGCCATCGGCCAAAATTTGCCTGCTGGATATCGCCTCGCTCTTTGAGCAAACCGCGCCGCCTTCTCTTTGCCCCTTCGGACACAATTGGTGTGGGAAGGGAGATCCCTGTCCGCTCCATGATGAAATCACGGGCATGATCGAATCAAATACCCGGTTCATGGAGGAAACACGGCTTTCGGTTTTTTCCGGGAAAACAAAGACCCGGGGCGGAAAATCCATCCGCAAGGTTCCGAGTCATGTTTAG